A part of Salmo salar chromosome ssa18, Ssal_v3.1, whole genome shotgun sequence genomic DNA contains:
- the rps24 gene encoding small ribosomal subunit protein eS24 isoform X5 has translation MNDTVTVRTRKFMTNRLLQRKQMVVDVLHPGKATVPKTEIREKLAKMYKTTPDVVFVFGFRTQFGGGKTTGFAMVYDSLDYAKKNEPKHRLARHGLYEKKKSSRKQRKERKNRMKKVRGTKKASVGAAGKK, from the exons AACGACACAGTGACAGTCAGAACCCGGAAGTTTATGACAAACCGGCTGCTTCAAAGGAAGCAAATG GTTGTTGATGTCCTCCATCCGGGCAAAGCCACAGTCCCTAAGACTGAGATCAGGGAGAAGCTGGCCAAAATGTACAAGACCACCCCCGATGTGGTGTTCGTCTTCGGCTTCAGGACACAGTTTGGTGGCGGCAAGACGACGGGTTTCGCCATGGTCTACGACTCTCTCGACTACGCTAAGAAGAACGAGCCCAAGCACAGACTGGCCAGG CACGGTCTCTATGAGAAGAAGAAGTCCTCCAGAAAACAGCGCAAGGAACGCAAGAACAGAATGAAGAAAGTACGAGGCACCAAGAAAGCCAGTGTGGGTGCTGCTGGCAAAAAG TGA
- the rps24 gene encoding small ribosomal subunit protein eS24 isoform X3 — MNDTVTVRTRKFMTNRLLQRKQMVVDVLHPGKATVPKTEIREKLAKMYKTTPDVVFVFGFRTQFGGGKTTGFAMVYDSLDYAKKNEPKHRLARHGLYEKKKSSRKQRKERKNRMKKVRGTKKASVGAAGKKKK, encoded by the exons AACGACACAGTGACAGTCAGAACCCGGAAGTTTATGACAAACCGGCTGCTTCAAAGGAAGCAAATG GTTGTTGATGTCCTCCATCCGGGCAAAGCCACAGTCCCTAAGACTGAGATCAGGGAGAAGCTGGCCAAAATGTACAAGACCACCCCCGATGTGGTGTTCGTCTTCGGCTTCAGGACACAGTTTGGTGGCGGCAAGACGACGGGTTTCGCCATGGTCTACGACTCTCTCGACTACGCTAAGAAGAACGAGCCCAAGCACAGACTGGCCAGG CACGGTCTCTATGAGAAGAAGAAGTCCTCCAGAAAACAGCGCAAGGAACGCAAGAACAGAATGAAGAAAGTACGAGGCACCAAGAAAGCCAGTGTGGGTGCTGCTGGCAAAAAG AAG AAATGA
- the rps24 gene encoding small ribosomal subunit protein eS24 isoform X4 produces the protein MNDTVTVRTRKFMTNRLLQRKQMVVDVLHPGKATVPKTEIREKLAKMYKTTPDVVFVFGFRTQFGGGKTTGFAMVYDSLDYAKKNEPKHRLARHGLYEKKKSSRKQRKERKNRMKKVRGTKKASVGAAGKKK, from the exons AACGACACAGTGACAGTCAGAACCCGGAAGTTTATGACAAACCGGCTGCTTCAAAGGAAGCAAATG GTTGTTGATGTCCTCCATCCGGGCAAAGCCACAGTCCCTAAGACTGAGATCAGGGAGAAGCTGGCCAAAATGTACAAGACCACCCCCGATGTGGTGTTCGTCTTCGGCTTCAGGACACAGTTTGGTGGCGGCAAGACGACGGGTTTCGCCATGGTCTACGACTCTCTCGACTACGCTAAGAAGAACGAGCCCAAGCACAGACTGGCCAGG CACGGTCTCTATGAGAAGAAGAAGTCCTCCAGAAAACAGCGCAAGGAACGCAAGAACAGAATGAAGAAAGTACGAGGCACCAAGAAAGCCAGTGTGGGTGCTGCTGGCAAAAAG AAATGA
- the rps24 gene encoding small ribosomal subunit protein eS24 isoform X2 yields MNDTVTVRTRKFMTNRLLQRKQMVVDVLHPGKATVPKTEIREKLAKMYKTTPDVVFVFGFRTQFGGGKTTGFAMVYDSLDYAKKNEPKHRLARHGLYEKKKSSRKQRKERKNRMKKVRGTKKASVGAAGKKKVNVFISRLTAVCR; encoded by the exons AACGACACAGTGACAGTCAGAACCCGGAAGTTTATGACAAACCGGCTGCTTCAAAGGAAGCAAATG GTTGTTGATGTCCTCCATCCGGGCAAAGCCACAGTCCCTAAGACTGAGATCAGGGAGAAGCTGGCCAAAATGTACAAGACCACCCCCGATGTGGTGTTCGTCTTCGGCTTCAGGACACAGTTTGGTGGCGGCAAGACGACGGGTTTCGCCATGGTCTACGACTCTCTCGACTACGCTAAGAAGAACGAGCCCAAGCACAGACTGGCCAGG CACGGTCTCTATGAGAAGAAGAAGTCCTCCAGAAAACAGCGCAAGGAACGCAAGAACAGAATGAAGAAAGTACGAGGCACCAAGAAAGCCAGTGTGGGTGCTGCTGGCAAAAAG AAGGTAAATGTTTTCATCAGTAGACTAACTGCTGTGTGTAGATAA
- the rps24 gene encoding small ribosomal subunit protein eS24 isoform X1 encodes MNDTVTVRTRKFMTNRLLQRKQMVVDVLHPGKATVPKTEIREKLAKMYKTTPDVVFVFGFRTQFGGGKTTGFAMVYDSLDYAKKNEPKHRLARHGLYEKKKSSRKQRKERKNRMKKVRGTKKASVGAAGKKVTWLFPLWCIPLVWVRLNSHNFTQAAFVVLPLL; translated from the exons AACGACACAGTGACAGTCAGAACCCGGAAGTTTATGACAAACCGGCTGCTTCAAAGGAAGCAAATG GTTGTTGATGTCCTCCATCCGGGCAAAGCCACAGTCCCTAAGACTGAGATCAGGGAGAAGCTGGCCAAAATGTACAAGACCACCCCCGATGTGGTGTTCGTCTTCGGCTTCAGGACACAGTTTGGTGGCGGCAAGACGACGGGTTTCGCCATGGTCTACGACTCTCTCGACTACGCTAAGAAGAACGAGCCCAAGCACAGACTGGCCAGG CACGGTCTCTATGAGAAGAAGAAGTCCTCCAGAAAACAGCGCAAGGAACGCAAGAACAGAATGAAGAAAGTACGAGGCACCAAGAAAGCCAGTGTGGGTGCTGCTGGCAAAAAGGTAACTTGGCTATTCCCCCTATGGTGCATTCCTCTTGTATGGGTGCGTCTCAATAGTCACAATTTTACACAAGCTGCTTTTGTTGTCCTTCCTCTGCTTTGA